A DNA window from Turicibacter sp. TJ11 contains the following coding sequences:
- a CDS encoding VanZ family protein, with amino-acid sequence MKLRLKWFALLAWTIIIFLFSAQTGEQSSESSGVVEQLLSIFSFIPHEIFGIELQLIIRKGAHFTEYFILYGLMFNVLIDYQPFKKALTLAILFVFLYACTDEFHQSFVPGRACTFMDVLIDTSGGLLAMIFIMLIHQISPFITKKA; translated from the coding sequence ATGAAATTAAGATTGAAATGGTTTGCTTTATTGGCTTGGACGATAATTATCTTTTTGTTTTCTGCTCAGACTGGAGAACAATCGTCTGAAAGTAGTGGAGTAGTTGAGCAGCTACTTTCAATTTTTTCCTTTATTCCACATGAAATTTTCGGAATAGAGTTGCAGTTAATCATTCGAAAAGGAGCTCACTTTACGGAATATTTTATTTTATATGGGTTAATGTTTAATGTATTAATTGATTATCAACCATTTAAAAAAGCATTGACACTCGCTATTTTGTTTGTTTTTTTATATGCTTGTACAGATGAATTTCACCAATCCTTTGTTCCAGGTCGTGCTTGTACCTTTATGGATGTGTTAATTGATACGAGTGGTGGTCTGTTGGCTATGATCTTCATCATGCTTATTCATCAAATTTCCCCATTCATCACAAAAAAGGCTTAA
- a CDS encoding YkyA family protein has protein sequence MKQWIQILFIMLVVVLSGCRSQEQKALFSDLNHQITNQNACNINNETLTNLISTETAIYNEIIEKGFDSFEDISPLLEEGKKNVEESSKYLNDYQTCILQNQINEQMVTEEINLIKDPTIKQATEELVTKYVQYEASLNEYVESLLTLNEAEALFYNEVNETTTISKLDELMTKMNTAIENAQMNYLTHQESLADFNSSYTSYYEKYMRS, from the coding sequence GTGAAGCAATGGATTCAAATACTATTTATCATGTTGGTTGTTGTGTTAAGTGGGTGTCGTTCTCAAGAACAAAAGGCACTTTTTAGTGATTTAAATCATCAAATTACTAATCAGAATGCATGTAACATTAATAATGAAACATTAACGAATTTAATCAGTACGGAAACGGCTATTTATAATGAAATCATCGAAAAAGGATTTGATTCTTTTGAGGATATTTCCCCTTTACTTGAAGAAGGGAAAAAGAACGTTGAAGAAAGTTCTAAGTACTTAAATGACTATCAAACGTGTATTTTGCAAAATCAGATAAATGAGCAGATGGTAACAGAAGAAATCAATTTAATCAAAGATCCAACCATTAAACAAGCCACAGAGGAATTGGTTACAAAGTATGTGCAGTATGAAGCGAGTTTAAATGAGTATGTGGAGTCCCTACTCACTTTAAATGAAGCAGAAGCTTTATTTTATAATGAAGTAAATGAAACGACGACGATTTCTAAGCTCGATGAGTTGATGACGAAGATGAATACAGCTATTGAGAACGCTCAAATGAATTATTTAACTCATCAAGAAAGTTTAGCAGACTTTAATAGTAGCTATACTTCGTATTATGAAAAATACATGAGATCATAA
- a CDS encoding GNAT family N-acetyltransferase encodes MNVILATNQKHFADAFRIRTNVFVGEQGVPAHEEIDELDGCVPIFVAYENEVAMGTARIILKDNQVAKIGRVAVTKECRGHGVGKEMMSAVMDYITEETQAIEIQLDAQLTAIKFYETLGFIAYGDVFKDAGIDHMAMKYIIKR; translated from the coding sequence ATGAATGTTATTTTAGCGACAAATCAAAAACATTTTGCAGACGCCTTCAGAATTCGCACCAATGTGTTTGTGGGGGAACAAGGCGTACCCGCTCATGAGGAGATAGATGAATTAGATGGTTGTGTTCCTATTTTTGTAGCTTATGAAAATGAGGTGGCAATGGGAACAGCGCGAATCATTTTAAAAGACAATCAGGTTGCAAAAATAGGCCGTGTGGCAGTCACAAAAGAATGTCGAGGGCATGGCGTTGGAAAAGAGATGATGAGTGCGGTCATGGATTATATTACTGAAGAGACTCAAGCGATTGAAATTCAGTTAGATGCTCAGCTAACAGCCATTAAATTTTATGAGACGTTAGGATTTATCGCATATGGTGATGTTTTTAAAGATGCCGGAATCGATCATATGGCGATGAAATATATCATTAAACGATAA